The sequence ATGGCAGGGGCCGGCTCGGTTCGGGCGGGGGAGGGCGCGGCGCCCTGCGCGCCATCGGCCTGCGCTCCCCCCGCGGACGCCGCGCCGGCAGGCTCAGGGCCTCCCGGGCCTGAAGGCGCGCTGGCTGTCGCGAGGACCGGAGAGCTCGGCGGCGCCGCGGCCTTGCCGGCGGCGCCCGGGGGGCCGGGGCTCGCGGGGGCACACGCCGCGACGAGCAGCGGCAACGCGAGGGTCAATACGGCGGCGAGCGGCGGTGTTGCCCCGGGGCGCATCCTGCCAGGATGCCAGAACTTGGTGCGGCGATCATCCAACGATGTCCGTCGGGGCAGGGGAGGACCCCAGCGATGCGCAACGGGTCCTCTGCGACGCGAGCGCTACCCTACCCACGCGCGTGCCGCAGCCGCATGCGGATAAGCCTGCTCCCGGAGCGACGTGGCCCCGATGCGGGCCTTCTACGGCACCACCACGGTATCGTTCGTCTGCAGCGGCAGATCCCCGCGGAGATCGCCTTTCCCGACGACCTCATCGAACACGAACGGAATCCTGCGCTCGCCGATCGCGTCGCGCCGGACGATCACCACCTCGTCGGGGTCGGCGAAGCGCGTGAATCCGCCCGCGAGGGCGAGCGCCTGGAGCACGGTGATCTGCCCCCTCGGCGTGAACTCGCCAGGACGCGACACCTCGCCCATCACGTAGACCCGGTAGCTGTGGAGCTCCGCCACCTCGACGCTGACGACCGGCTTCTCATGATAGAATTTGGCGGCCTGCGTCGCGATGTCCTCGGCGATGCCCATGACGGTGCGCCCCGACGCCAGGACGTCGCCGATGAGCGGGATCGTGATGAACCCGTCGGGTCGCACCGTGACGCGCTGGCTCAGCGCCTCGTTCTTCCAGGCGCGCACCTCCAGCACGTCGCCGGGGCCGACGGCATAGGCGCTCGTCGCGCGGCGCTCCGCATCGAAGTCGACCCGCGGGGCGCGCGCGCCGCAGCCCGGGAGCGCCATGAGGACCGTGAGCGCAGAGCAGAGCAGGGCAATCCGGACACAGCGGGAG is a genomic window of Sorangium aterium containing:
- a CDS encoding polysaccharide biosynthesis/export family protein, which translates into the protein MCSRCVRIALLCSALTVLMALPGCGARAPRVDFDAERRATSAYAVGPGDVLEVRAWKNEALSQRVTVRPDGFITIPLIGDVLASGRTVMGIAEDIATQAAKFYHEKPVVSVEVAELHSYRVYVMGEVSRPGEFTPRGQITVLQALALAGGFTRFADPDEVVIVRRDAIGERRIPFVFDEVVGKGDLRGDLPLQTNDTVVVP